Proteins from a genomic interval of Kaistia defluvii:
- a CDS encoding response regulator, whose product MAKTVLVVEDNELNMKLFHDLLEAHGYNIIQTRNGLEALELARTHRPDLILMDIQLPEVSGLEVTKWIKEDDELRVIPIIAVTAFAMKGDEERIRQGGCEAYLSKPISIGKFIETVKTYLGDA is encoded by the coding sequence ATGGCAAAGACCGTTCTCGTGGTGGAAGACAACGAGCTCAACATGAAGCTCTTCCACGACCTCCTCGAAGCGCATGGCTATAATATTATCCAGACCCGCAACGGCCTGGAAGCGCTCGAACTCGCCCGCACCCATCGCCCCGACCTGATTCTGATGGATATCCAGCTGCCCGAGGTCTCGGGCCTCGAAGTGACGAAGTGGATCAAGGAGGACGACGAGTTGCGCGTCATCCCGATCATCGCCGTCACCGCCTTCGCCATGAAGGGCGATGAGGAGCGCATCCGCCAGGGCGGCTGCGAGGCCTATCTGTCGAAGCCAATTTCGATCGGCAAGTTCATCGAGACGGTGAAGACCTATCTCGGCGACGCCTGA
- a CDS encoding DUF3572 domain-containing protein produces MIRQKEPPLDLEGAERLAIEGLAFLASEPEELGRFLALVGLGPETLRDAAGDPGFLAAVLEYFLENEPLLLVFAARGNIRPTLIAAARYLLDREILE; encoded by the coding sequence ATGATCCGGCAGAAAGAGCCGCCCCTCGATCTCGAGGGCGCGGAAAGGCTGGCGATCGAAGGCCTGGCCTTCCTGGCATCGGAACCGGAGGAGCTGGGCCGCTTCCTGGCGCTGGTCGGGCTCGGGCCCGAAACGCTGCGCGATGCGGCCGGCGATCCGGGCTTCCTGGCCGCGGTGCTTGAATATTTCCTCGAAAACGAGCCGCTGCTGCTCGTCTTCGCCGCGCGCGGCAACATCCGCCCGACGCTGATCGCCGCCGCGCGC